In one Rutidosis leptorrhynchoides isolate AG116_Rl617_1_P2 chromosome 8, CSIRO_AGI_Rlap_v1, whole genome shotgun sequence genomic region, the following are encoded:
- the LOC139864186 gene encoding uncharacterized protein produces the protein MSSDLTKLQPVNHILHSVPIKLELNTSEYNTWSELFRIHCKAHDVLDHLTSDTIPATSSKAPEITHEDWDRHDDIVLQWMYATLSKELLSTIMESGLTAKKAWDRIKNMFHDNKHTCALALENKFTNCKLDDFPNVSAYCQELKSLADQLADVDSKVEPHRLVLQLVDGLNENYSTLATHINQSEKLPTFYDARSKLILEETMKQRQAALTNSSGSPALVATSDTKEPQQRPTGTDNNSFRHTNSSNYRGRGGRNSGRGGRFGGRGRGRSNWNGGQS, from the coding sequence ATGTCTTCTGATCTTACAAAACTACAACCTGTCAATCATATTTTACATTCGGTTCCTATCAAATTGGAATTAAATACGAGTGAGTACAATACCTGGAGTGAATTGTTTCGAATCCACTGTAAAGCACATGATGTGCTTGATCATCTTACCTCCGACACTATTCCAGCCACCTCTTCTAAAGCACCCGAAATCACACATGAAGATTGGGACCGTCATGATGATATCGTATTACAATGGATGTACGCTACACTCTCCAAAGAACTTCTTTCTACCATCATGGAATCTGGTTTGACAGCAAAGAAAGCCTGGGATCGTATCAAAAACATGTTTCACGACAATAAGCATACTTGTGCTTTAGCTCTTGAAAATAAATTTACCAACTGTAAGCTTGATGATTTTCCGAATGTATCAGCTTATTGTCAAGAGCTTAAATCTCTAGCAGATCAGCTTGCTGATGTTGATTCGAAAGTTGAACCTCATCGTCTTGTTCTACAATTAGTTGATGGCTTGAACGAAAATTACAGCACCCTTGCTACGCACATCAATCAATCTGAGAAATTACCTACCTTTTATGATGCTCGATCCAAACTCATACTCGAGGAAACCATGAAACAACGACAAGCAGCTCTCACCAATTCATCTGGTTCACCTGCACTCGTCGCCACTTCTGACACCAAAGAACCTCAACAACGACCCACTGGAACCGACAATAACTCTTTTCGCCACACCAATTCCAGTAATTATCGAGGTCGTGGTGGACGTAACAGTGGCAGAGGAGGACGATTTGGTGGTAGAGGACGAGGGAGGAGCAACTGGAATGGCGGTCAGTCCTAA